In Amia ocellicauda isolate fAmiCal2 chromosome 7, fAmiCal2.hap1, whole genome shotgun sequence, the genomic window aaatgctaatatcataaaatatatatccttTGGCTTATTCAGGGAATTATTTTATGACTGGTTTTGCACCCTCCTCTAAGCAACTCACTCAGGTGTTATTAATGTGATATTAATTAATAGCAATATTAAAAGTGATCCTTAGCAGacaaatatataattagatATACCGttaattatttttacacattatgtgcatgttaacaaatgcataattacactgtttttataagtaactaagatgtagttagtgagtacctactatgttaataaactgtaatctGGGAGACCTATTTTAAAGTAAAGTACAGTAAAGTACATTAAGAATGTTGAACAGTCTATCTGCTGTCTGACATTCAGAGACACAATTGCATTATAAATTAACACAGGCCTCCAAAAAGTGCCTTGAGTGCAGAGGTGTTGAACACAGAAAATTTGCTACAATAGCAAGCATGGACAATGAGGATTTTATGAAAAGATGCTTTAATCTGGaatgccaaaaaataaatatgtgttATATGGTACTATTTTGGTTTTCTTAATTATggaattttcattttattttgatggGATGTTCCTAACCAATAGAACAAAAGTGTATCTTTATGATTCAGTTCAAATGTTCCatgtaaaaaaaatgcagaCTTTATATTCAGCTTTATCCACTGCAAAACCAAGAAAAGGGGGCTTCAAGCTGCAAGAGAACAGAGAGGGTGGGAGTACAACTAAGTGTCAGAAAGAGTGGGCTAGACCTAGACAACAATGCTAACTGAAAAGCCTTCATATTTTCCATGTCAGACTTTGCCATCCTTCACAAAAACCAGTATGATTCAGCATCAAAGTTGATATGCAGCAGCCCAGATAGAAAGACCTcaactttttcttcttttttattttttaaatcttgctGGTAATCAGGCAATGATCTGCCTTATCACATTCAGTAGGCACTTACTGCAGTGCAGCATGTACTCACAAATAGCCACTCCAActacaaaaaatatgtattatggtGTCTCAATGCAGGTGTGTCCCAAAGGTCTTGATGAACCACTTGCTCTATATCCAGAAGATATTACCTTATATGGGTCCGTTTTCAAGTTAAACATGGGATagggaaaacacacacaagtctAAAGTAATTGGAGGTACTATACAGGGACCGAACAGCCATCATAACTAATTAATGCATTAAATGggcaaacatacacaaaacagtGATTGAATGGAGTATTTAATTTCCCTTGAGTCACAACATGTGTCTTTATCATTCATCAAGTGAATGATGAGAAGAGAAATTACCACAGTTTGCACATTGCATATGGGgaatttttttgtaaaataaatgtgtttgtttaagcATATTAAAGGGTAAAGGGGAAATTGAATCGATGCAATCACATCAACTGACGCAATCAACCTTTATCCGTAATAATCCATGGTGTAGGAAATCACAAACATTGACAGTAAATACTCAAAATTGTTAGTTGGGCACAGTCAAAGGTGTTCTTGTTTACGACCTAAGTGCATGATCTCAGTCCAATGAGGTGTCCAGTTTTTGAGGAGTGTACATGTGTAAATTGTTGGTTAAAGGGAATAGAAGTTGATCTTCAGTGTGTATCCCTTGTCTGATCATCATTTCCAGTACTTATAAACTTCTCTCGGGATGAGGATTCTACCCCCAGTTGGACATAGGCACAGGAGTCATCACACAGATCTAATTTGTAGATGgttccaataaataataatgcctGTTTCTTGCAGATCATTTGATTATATTAATGCCACATGAGCCTGAACAGTTTAATGTTGAGTGAGGACATTCTTGATGATGATCCACATAAGTGTGCACAAGACAATGATACTTAGCAGAAAGGTGGTAGATTTCTCACTGGCTCCCGATCTCGGCTCACATCCAGTTCAAAACTTTGACGCTAACCTACTGATGTCTTGACcagactgcaccaagctaccttcagaccctcatatTTCCCTACACTCCCTTCAGACCTCTCTTGTGCTCCTGTGCCAGAAGACAAATGTTACCCTGTCTCTGTTCCCCTTCCTCTAGAGCCCTGCTCCTTTTCAACCCTTGCTCCTAAGTGGTGGAGCGACCTTATTCAAGACAAATctattcagactgtacctaTAATATAGCAGCTTATTTTCCTGAGCTGTTACTCAATTGCTCTTGTAATCATTGCACTTTATGCCTACTTATATATTGTTGGAACTTCAATTGTTTTACTGTAATTTATCCTGTGGACTATTAAAAGTGAAAGGGatacctattgtaaagtgttacccaatttggttacactttacaataggtctccctaattacatagtaggtaatcagtaactacatgttagttactcataagaacagtgtaattatgcatctGTTGACATATTTTTAATGTGTATAAAGTGGGCCATGCCCAGCAGGGGCTTTCGATTCAGAACTGAGGGAGACACTGTCAATATTTTGGGGGGATGTGTCTCCTATGCCTATGGAGCCAGGCATACAATGTTGGGGGGGAAAATTTAAGTGGACTGATTGTTATCTCATTGAACtgtatgtattaatatttatactTAGTGTGAGAGTATTATTCTTACATTAAACAATACAcgtaattattatatattatgtttattGAGGTTTATATTAGTTCGTATcagtattttttgtaatttaattttggGGGCCAAAGGTTCTTTTCATTGTCCATTACATTTCCATCCCCAGGGGTTTTTCATCAATTAACTGAATACCCCTATGTAAAGGGGCTTCAAATTACCATTTCAAACTGAAAGCCTTCCATCTCACGTTCTCATGTTTTCCAGTAGCATCACGGGACATTTTCATTTAACTTTTTCTTTGTTGGATGGTGGGTGGTATGGTGGCAGGAAATGGCGCTAACCAGAGCTTCACAGAATGTAAAAAGCTCTCGCTGAGGGTCTTGCTTGTCATAACAGTTTCTGGTCACCGCTGaggataaaaaaagaaacaggtcCTCAGAGGAAATGAAGTACACATCTGCTGCCTTTCTGTTTGTCACTGCATGGGCTGTATGTACCTTTGCATGTAAGTCTGACTGCTTTACTGAAGTGTTACTAAGTGTGGTTTATTTAACCTGAAAACACTAGTCACTCAATAGAGACCTGAATATTGTTGTAAACTAAACGTGTTCAtgttattaacatttttttttacaatgtggTAAGCCAAAAGTACTAGTAAGCTGTTAAGTTGCCTGGTGTCTCTATCAAAACAGCGTGCATATGCTATGActtgaataatacaaaataaaccaattGGATATTACTGGTTTTGCCTTGAATTAGTCATTAATTTCACCTTTCTCCAGATAATGGGCCTCCTGCTAGCTGCTGCCTGGTTGTATCAGACACAAAACTGAAGCTTGACAGAATTGTGAATTACACTCTACAGAAAAAAGGAGTTTGCCCGGTGGATGCAGTCGTGTGAGTTAAAACTCTGTATTTTGCTTTATatacataatctaaaataatgtattgacaTAATATCAAAGATCAAACAGCTGAGCACAATTACTGATTAAAACTGAACACATTTGAAGGTATGTCTGTAGTTCTTCATAGtaaagctgtatatatataaacatatatatatatatatatatatgttacctTATCAGACACTTGATGTTTCAGTGTTTTGTAGTGTCACTTTCTAACTAGTGATTCTccatttttagtatttttgtaAGTCTCTTCTTTAGTCAGTGCTTGTGTCAAGTTCACAGGAAGGCTGAACCACAAACCACAGtgagttttctttttcctctaGAGTTAGGATAGACACGGTAGAATATTTGATCCACAATTGAAAGAGGAACATGGTCTGCACCAGTTTTCAGTGCAAGACTCTCCGTGGTGGTTATGTCTGATGTATCCTGAGCTGAGGTATAGCATCTAGACTAGAGTATGGTACAGTAGACAAGCCACTTTGTGTCCTGGTTTCAGAACTCCCTCTTAAGTGGAACAGTGTCAGCTACAGATATTGCCTGGGACATTCCAGTTGATCTATCTGATTAATATGCTGAAATTGTAGTGCCTTTTTAAGGAATCTAATGTACATTGAGGTGATATATAcaaatagtttgtttgtttgtttgtttttatttttattgaatgaTTAACCTATGTATGCATTTCTGCCATTATTTCTTTATCACAGCTTCCACACAATTCGAGGGAAAAAAGTCTGCTCTGATCCCGAAAAAGACTGGGTAAAAAATGCAATTGAAAAGGTTGACCAGAGGGAAGTGGGGTCAAAGAATATCAACATACCCAGAAGacagaaaaaaggaagaaaattgAGGAAAGGCACTAACCGGAAACAAAGGAAACCAAAAAACAGACAGTAGCAAATGTGATTGTAGGACATGCTATGCTTTCTCTTGGGCAAACCTTTCTATAACTTTGATAGTTCTATTTTGTCtggatgtattttattttattttatttattgcaaatCACAATCTAATTTAATATTGTTGTCCGAGAAAGTAAAACATTTTGGTCACATGTTATAAAAACTTGCAAGAGATAAAAGATTGAATtaattcatcaaaatgtaatgaataGTTAGGAAAATGTGATCATAAGGTAATTAATATGGATGTATTGTTGCTTCTCTCATTTGAATGTAATACTGTGGTAAAGGTTTTTAATTGAGCTGTGAAGTACTTGTGGTTTTAGTGCTGATGTATGTAACAGGCTAATAAAACTGACCACAAGATTTGAAccacaaattacatttattctTAACTCAATAAGAAAATCAGCCTGACACTCAGTCCTGAACCATATATCCTTAAGAAGAAGAGAAGAGATACATTTATATTACAGAGGAATTTCCATTAAAATATCATGCCTTCACAACAGCTGTTTGGTACACATTTTTGGCTGTATCTACATGCTGAAAGGCCAAATAATTTAAGATCCTGCAAAAGCCCAGAATCAAGTTAATGTCTTGGCAGTTGTGTATTTACCCACAGGCGATTGCAAAGGATGAAGGCATCTCCCTGATACTTAGGACTACAGAGTCATTGACTTCTTATTGATATGACTTTGCCAAACACttacacacaacaacaaaaaccatGGGACTGCAGGGGCCAATATTTTatggattattataattaaactaATATATTTGTGGCTTTATTTAGTTTGTGTTTCTCAGTCATGATTTGTTGATTGTGATATAAAAGATTCCAGTAGGCGTGGCCTACAAAGTAAGTAGGGGAGAGATAACTTAAACTTGATTTGATCTATCAAGGGAGGCAGAAGACAGAAAGAGGCAAAGACTGCAGAATTAAGATTTACACCTAGGAGAAACTTTCTGTTGCCACTCAAAAAATCCTCAGGTAACCCTAAAAACCTGGAAATTATGTTAGATTTCCAATGTATTTTTGTGCAATGCTATTACTTTAGATTTGTGTAATAAAATACTTAACAATTaggaatatttaattattaaattgcatcccttttttctctttttcctcATATAACTCTTTTGTCTTTCTTGCCTGTGCATATGACCATATATACTGTTTATGTTTGCTTATCTCTGACTACCAGTTCTGCTTGCATTGGaggataaataaattaaaaatactgcTACACAAATCAGTGGTTGTGGATTCTGTTTTGTAGTGTGCGGTGCAAGCTTGGTGAGTTATAATAGAATTAGGACACCTTAGTcctgttttagttttaattatttatttgggcTGCAGACCTATCTTATTTGACTtctgaaacacagacacaaagtACCAGACAACAGCAATAAATTCAGTGCGACCATGCAGATTGGATACAGTAAAAGTTTATGGGGCTTTGTGTCTATAAGACCTTTGCTGACCTTCCACACAGGTAAAGTTCCTCTATATTCCCAATAAATCGTTGAGTCCCTGGAttgctgtttaaatattaaaattgtaCTGTTTATCTTTCCACTGCACAAGGGCATCCTGCCGTCAGGCTGCCAGATAGAATGTAAAACCAATTTATTAAATACCTTTTAATTGATGTGTTTGCGTTTCAAGGTATCGCCATAcactttaaatgtaatgaattcaGTTTCCTCAGTGTTTTCCGATTTGCAATTCTATGGTGCCCCTGAATTGCACAACACAGaaaaatttgaaaaaacaaaccaaaattagAACAAAGCAGAATTTGATTGTCAGTGCCGAAATAGCATCACTCGTTAATGGGAGctggaggaaaacaaacaatgttGTATGGATCTGgtgatttttgttcagtatcTGCAACTCTCTTTCTTTTCTAGTATCTTTCAGCTTCCCTTTCCTCCAGGTCTTTCAGAGTGAGATCATTTCTGCAGTGCATATCAACTTCCATTTTGTTCAGATGTTTGGGTTTGTCCTTGAGTTTAGGCCTGGTAGGGTGATGCCAAGCCTTCTAAGTCACCTCATTATAATATGATACATTTGCAAACAGTGGTTACACCACAGATTTCTATCTGCCTACAGATGAAAAGAGATAAAAATATTTAGGGAACGCTATATCTGCTATATATAGTCAACCACATTTGTAAGTGTCAAAAAGATAGACATTCACTTCAACATTAGAAATTGTAATACTGTATTGAAACTGTGCTTTCTTGCAAACAAGTGTTCCGTCTAGTCCGACATGAATCAAGTGATAAGAATCTACAATACTTCCTTTGAGGTTCTGTGTTTCATTGCTACAGGGATGCTAAGTTTCTCTGAGAAAACAACTGACAGCTGCATTATCTGTCAATGTCGATATTGGAATGACTGTGTTTAGGGGGGAAAAAACGAAAACTAAAAATCAAACACACTGTAGTGTAATGTTCTGTAAAAAAATGCATACTGAAACACTTGTATTAAGAAACTGAATAATTGTATACATTCAAATGTCATGTACTTTTTCATGATATCATCACAAACTTAAAGATTGTTTTCAATAATACTGAAACTCTGTATGCCAAAAATCAAATActaatgcattaaaataatatggATGATATCACAACAACAAAGTTGTGCAATCTGACTATAATGATGTGTCTCTCTTAGTGTCAAGAAATCATTAGTCACTGACGTAAACTCGTGACTTGTACTGGCAACCTTTCCCCTTGTTCGCTAGTAATATAAACGTATACCTTTGATGTGAAATAATTTCCACTGTTCAAAGTTGCTACTGTAGGGGGCTACAGAATACTATGTATCATTTTCCTGAGAGATGATGCTTCAAAGAGCTAGCGAGAGAGCTGCGGTTACTCATTCACACTGTCACAGGTAGGCCTAAATCACAAGAGAGCTCAGTCTCGAAAGGTCggcactcccactcccactcccgtGAACCGGACTTTAGACATGTTACTTCGTTCACACACTTCTTCCACCCAAACATGGAACATTTACAGGCATGGGTGTGTAGAGTAACAACATATGGTTTGCATGTTCCAAGTTGCTGGTTTTCAGATTTTGAAAAGTGAGGGAGGCATACAAAAAAGAACATCAGTGCCATTGGTTGATAAGAATAAGTGTAATTCATACTTTTGGTCAGAAGAGGGCACACAAGTGTTAAAAGCTTGCTGGGTAAGTCTGTCTAAGTTCCCCTGATTGCTGGTTATCTGAATATGAATAAATCAAGTGCGGGGGCCTGTATTAAAAGTTTACTACTGAAAATCCAATTTGTTACGTTATAAAACATCACATATAAACCGCACCTAAACATAGCATGGACCTCAGATGTTTATAAGGTTATTggactttttatatatataggctGACTCACTGAGGTCAGGTACTTTTTGAGATTGATATTTTAAAGGGGCATGTAGGGACAAGAACAGCTCAGAAGGCAATCAGCAGTGTTTTCAAAGTAGTTTTTAATCCAAACTGGCTAAATTAATGTCAGTATCAACTTTTGGTTTTGTAGGTGTGCAAGGAATGTGGTGGGGGGTATTTAAAGTTCTTGTATAACACAATAAGAAAGTGGCTTGtggtaaaaaaaattaaattaaaatcagatTCATATTTCATAAGTTTGTTGTTTAATATATCccaaattatattattactgACAAAATCCACACGCAAAGGTTCCATGTTATAGTTCGCAGCTAATTACATTCCTAttacaattcttttttttttcctcctacaGTTCACTAATCCTACatgagaaacaaattaaaatgttattcaaCTAAACAATGCAAGGAATAGAATCAATACCCAGTTTCATAATCTCATACGATATTGATTTTCCTTTTGTTAgattaataaacattaaaaagtaaaatgcaaCGAGATAACATGGTATTAGGTTATTAAGATTTATTGAACAATTGTGTTGTTATGTtacataaacaataataaaaaggaaCAGTTCGATATTTTGTATGATTTCCAGTTTCATCTGAACTCCAGTGAGGTCTGCACACAATTTTGCAAAACaatcttataataataatgctctAATGAACAAGATATATACGACTCAGCAATGTACCAAAATGATATCACTTAAACTAACACAATATACCTTTAAAACTAATAactgtttattaaaaataatatggaaACACCCCTAAATACATATAATGTTCTGGAATTCAAATTCTTCATCAGGAGAACTGGCaatatatgtttaataaaatggCATTCtcataaaatattattagaGATTTTAAAAGATTTACACCTGTATCTAATTCTGTGTGTATCTGAATGGTAACTGGTGGAATATAGGTCATTTTGGAGCAGTCACAGTATTGTTATGCATGCCACATAAACTTTTTGCAGAGCACCTGGAGATGGACTGTTCATAAAGTTCACCCTTCAGTGCAGAGAATTTTTGACTTCCTGAGTGTTGTTAAGAGATGGGGACATCTGTGGTTTTCTTGGTAACTCGCATGCAAGAGCAGGAGGTACATCTGAAACCACAATGCATTACACATTAGACATGTGTTCACCCCTTTCTTGGTATTGTTAGTGTGGGGCATTtcagagtaaaataaaaaaagaagtggCCAGGAAAATGTACAGCTGATGATGATATTCATACACATGCTTGCAGATTTTCACTGCATTGAAGACTTAATCCTAACTAGGGATAGTTCTTTTATCTATGGATTGCATGGCTTTATAGTGTCTTCCTCATGCTTTACTATTCATATTACTGAAATCAGTCAATAAGTGTACAGTAGATTCATGAATAATATCTGTATGTGagttgttgaaataaataatgaaataaataaatacagggaAGTAGGCAAGCTACTGCATGTCTTATTCCACATATACACCCTGTGCAAGAGAGTGCTCTTTAGAGCTGTGAGGATTAGAACAAACAAAGGCATGAGAGTGCATTAAGTATTATGCTTTATGCTTGGTACACAATTTGAAGTGATTTCAAGTAGGGTGTGTGTGACATTAATGCTGTTATGCTGTTAAGAGTAGTGTTATATGATGAAACAAACTGTTttgaatttaaatgtatgtgtttctgtgtgtgtgtgtgtgtgtgtgtgtatatatatattgtagcaatCCTGCAGGTTCGGCACACACTTATGACACCAGTTTTAGCAAGGCTTCGGGATCGCTACACTacccaccctcacacacactttactcATCACCATCTTCCTGCTTGTTCAAACCCACAGCTGTGgtatttgtgtttttgaaaaTTGATAGTCATATTATTTTGTACATGTTGTTTATAAGTGAAcacatgtattttctttctaaatCAACTTCTAGTGGCACTTCATCAAGGGTGTGAATATATTTAAAGGTTACTGTATGGTATAAAAGACACACCTATTAGGTTTCTGTAATGGTGTGACCTCTGTGAACTCTACGGCCAACATCACATCaatctcagaaaataaataaataacaacaagcCTCACCTccaatggcaacataaaaatgaCTTTAATAAA contains:
- the LOC136754069 gene encoding monocyte chemotactic protein 1B, with amino-acid sequence MKYTSAAFLFVTAWAVCTFAYNGPPASCCLVVSDTKLKLDRIVNYTLQKKGVCPVDAVVFHTIRGKKVCSDPEKDWVKNAIEKVDQREVGSKNINIPRRQKKGRKLRKGTNRKQRKPKNRQ